From Musa acuminata AAA Group cultivar baxijiao chromosome BXJ3-8, Cavendish_Baxijiao_AAA, whole genome shotgun sequence, one genomic window encodes:
- the LOC103994078 gene encoding uncharacterized protein LOC103994078 gives MDPAAKPISVRNLLVRALLFFLSVFLLRFVYVVTVHGGTCAAGDFCLFSSPAEPVAVAGTGAGSASAAVASVHAGLGSAATPALRALWTSREWRKAVEFYSSVFQNLVAEGFLSPASKSLCVDSPAGYEVLALKEIGVADAVGVAKKSAPPLVVGGADSLRLPFGNGTFDFVFAGRSLDRSKQPANLAAEIARTLKPHWFLVALTASAHDAYSRHSLAELFPDCITVRSRVIHSPDSAKPLWEIVFQKQEGTQTVSPNGKSGGDCPIPEHKLEILRSAEPLIEEEPLKPWITLKRNIQNVKYLPSIADISFKPRYIYIDVGARSYGSSIGSWFRKQYPKQNHTFEVFAIEADRAFQDEYATKKAVKLLPFAAWVRNETLTFEINRDPENHDDVEKGRGMGRIRPAGGSDGRVSSGEVHAIQGFDFAAWLKRTVTERDYVVMKMDVEGTEFDLVPRLFETGGICLIDELFLECHYNRWQKCCPGQRSPKYQNTYGECLKLFTRLRDGGVLVHQWW, from the coding sequence ATGGATCCGGCGGCGAAGCCGATCTCGGTTCGAAATCTCCTCGTCCGggctctcctcttcttcctctccgtaTTTCTCCTCCGGTTCGTCTACGTCGTCACCGTCCACGGCGGCACCTGCGCCGCCGGCGACTTCTGCCTCTTCTCCTCGCCGGCGGAACCCGTCGCCGTCGCTGGAACCGGCGCCGGCTCCGCCTCGGCCGCCGTGGCCTCCGTCCATGCCGGCCTCGGATCGGCCGCCACCCCCGCACTACGCGCCCTCTGGACCAGCCGGGAGTGGCGCAAGGCCGTCGAGTTCTACTCCTCCGTGTTCCAGAACCTCGTCGCAGAGGGCTTCCTCTCCCCGGCCTCCAAATCCCTCTGCGTGGACTCGCCCGCTGGCTATGAGGTCCTCGCCCTCAAGGAGATCGGCGTTGCTGACGCGGTCGGCGTCGCCAAGAAGAGCGCGCCGCCTCTGGTGGTCGGTGGCGCCGATTCGCTCCGACTGCCGTTCGGGAACGGGACCTTCGACTTCGTCTTCGCCGGCCGGAGCCTCGACCGTAGCAAACAACCTGCGAATCTCGCAGCAGAGATCGCAAGGACGCTGAAGCCACATTGGTTCCTGGTGGCGCTCACTGCATCCGCCCACGATGCCTACAGCCGTCACTCCCTCGCCGAGCTCTTCCCCGACTGCATAACTGTTCGATCACGGGTGATCCACAGCCCGGATTCAGCGAAGCCACTCTGGGAGATCGTATTCCAGAAGCAAGAAGGCACACAGACCGTTAGCCCAAACGGGAAGTCAGGCGGCGACTGTCCTATCCCGGAGCACAAGCTCGAGATTTTACGGTCGGCGGAGCCGCTGATCGAGGAGGAGCCCCTGAAGCCATGGATCACCCTGAAGAGGAACATCCAGAACGTCAAGTATTTGCCTTCCATTGCTGACATAAGCTTCAAGCCACGGTACATCTACATTGACGTCGGCGCACGGAGCTACGGGTCGAGCATCGGCAGCTGGTTCAGGAAACAGTACCCTAAGCAGAATCACACCTTCGAAGTCTTCGCGATCGAGGCTGACCGAGCGTTCCAGGACGAGTACGCAACCAAGAAGGCCGTCAAGTTGCTGCCTTTCGCGGCGTGGGTACGCAACGAGACTTTAACCTTCGAGATCAATCGTGACCCGGAAAACCATGATGATGTGGAGAAAGGGCGAGGGATGGGCCGAATCAGACCGGCGGGGGGTTCCGACGGCCGAGTTTCATCGGGCGAGGTGCACGCCATTCAGGGGTTCGACTTCGCCGCATGGCTGAAGAGGACGGTGACGGAGAGAGACTACGTCGTGATGAAGATGGATGTGGAGGGGACGGAGTTTGATCTGGTCCCGAGGCTCTTCGAGACGGGGGGGATCTGCTTGATCGACGAGCTGTTTCTGGAGTGCCACTACAACCGATGGCAGAAGTGCTGCCCGGGGCAGAGGAGTCCCAAGTATCAGAACACCTACGGTGAATGCTTGAAGCTGTTCACCAGGCTCAGGGACGGTGGTGTTCTGGTTCACCAGTGGTGGTAA
- the LOC103994080 gene encoding WRKY transcription factor WRKY24 isoform X2 has translation METSAILQPPALAFSELLAGAGGVDGDGGRDFPAFAGDFVPNFKSAHPPPSLAISRPPFSPSSCFAIPAGLSPALLLDSPVLFSSSNILPSPTTGTLQAMNRGISSADHRQGNKDETIACSDIPYQTNTEPQNFETASFQTCGSAIAVEGAFKTHRRCNYHHETSNNIKVEAVAPTFQSELGAHHGQTDHDRSSQAPPTLEEQRKFDDGCHWRKYGEKQVKGSDNPRSYYKCTHPSCPRKKQVERSSDGQITEIVYKGTHSHSKPQSTTRHSAAVQAIQDAAPPEASEASFGGPDNSSASFGDSIIDLSSRRSNRGGEALDETEPDAKRWKTEGDHEELSAPGNRATREPRVVVQTHSDVDILDDGYRWRKYGQKVVKGNPNPRSYYKCTTMGCPVRKHVERASQDPSSVITTYEGKHNHDVPAARGSGPHLQSRPQPEDYGTATAVRPSFMAGHASQIAAYDAFGASGVYVSGYRSSVSSYTCQQQQQQQMGRKF, from the exons ATGGAGACCTCAGCCATTCTGCAACCACCAGCCCTCGCCTTCTCCGAACTCCTTGCAGGAGCTGGCGGCGTCGACGGCGATGGCGGCAGGGACTTCCCGGCCTTTGCTGGAGATTTCGTACCCAACTTCAAGTCTGCACATCCTCCTCCTTCGCTGGCCATCTCCCGTCCTCCCTTTTCGCCTTCGTCTTGTTTCGCCATCCCGGCCGGCCTCAGCCCTGCTTTGCTCTTGGACTCTCCGGTGCTCTTCTCCTCATCCAAC ATATTGCCATCTCCAACTACTGGGACTTTACAAGCTATGAATCGGGGAATCTCCTCTGCTGATCATCGACAAGGGAACAAAGATGAAACCATTGCCTGCTCCGACATCCCATACCAAACCAACACAGAACCCCAAAACTTTGAGACAGCATCATTTCAGACTTGTGGGTCTGCAATCGCTGTG GAAGGCGCCTTCAAAACCCACAGACGGTGCAATTATCATCACGAGACCAGCAACAACATCAAAGTCGAAGCTGTAGCTCCAACTTTTCAGTCCGAGTTGGGAGCCCACCATGGCCAAACCGATCACGATCGATCCAGTCAAGCTCCTCCGACCCTCGAAGAACAGAGGAAGTTCGATGATGGATGCCATTGGAGAAAGTACGGTGAGAAACAGGTCAAAGGAAGCGATAACCCACGGAGCTATTACAAGTGCACGCACCCGAGTTGTCCGAGAAAGAAGCAGGTGGAGAGGTCCTCGGACGGACAGATCACCGAGATCGTTTACAAGGGTACTCATAGCCACTCAAAGCCACAGTCCACCACGAGGCATTCGGCCGCCGTTCAAGCGATTCAGGATGCTGCGCCTCCTGAAGCATCCGAAGCTTCTTTCGGCGGGCCGGATAATTCATCGGCGTCTTTTGGTGACAGTATCATCGATTTGAGCTCTCGGAGGAGCAATCGGGGAGGTGAAGCCTTGGACGAAACCGAACCAGATGCCAAGCGATG GAAGACAGAAGGTGACCATGAAGAGCTATCAGCTCCCGGAAATAGGGCTACGAGGGAGCCGAGAGTGGTTGTGCAGACACACAGCGATGTCGATATCCTCGACGACGGGTACCGTTGGAGAAAGTATGGGCAGAAGGTGGTGAAGGGTAATCCAAACCCGAG GAGTTATTACAAATGCACTACCATGGGCTGCCCCGTAAGGAAACATGTGGAGAGGGCATCACAAGATCCCAGTTCAGTGATCACCACGTATGAAGGCAAGCACAACCATGATGTTCCTGCAGCCAGAGGAAGCGGGCCGCACTTACAGAGCAGGCCTCAACCGGAGGATTATGGCACCGCCACAGCAGTGCGTCCATCGTTCATGGCCGGTCACGCCAGTCAAATTGCTGCATACGATGCCTTTGGTGCCTCGGGGGTTTACGTCTCAGGTTACCGGAGTTCGGTGAGCTCGTACACCtgtcaacagcagcagcaacagcaaatGGGGAGGAAGTTTTAG
- the LOC103994080 gene encoding WRKY transcription factor WRKY24 isoform X3: protein MNRGISSADHRQGNKDETIACSDIPYQTNTEPQNFETASFQTCGSAIAVEGAFKTHRRCNYHHETSNNIKVEAVAPTFQSELGAHHGQTDHDRSSQAPPTLEEQRKFDDGCHWRKYGEKQVKGSDNPRSYYKCTHPSCPRKKQVERSSDGQITEIVYKGTHSHSKPQSTTRHSAAVQAIQDAAPPEASEASFGGPDNSSASFGDSIIDLSSRRSNRGGEALDETEPDAKRWKTEGDHEELSAPGNRATREPRVVVQTHSDVDILDDGYRWRKYGQKVVKGNPNPRSYYKCTTMGCPVRKHVERASQDPSSVITTYEGKHNHDVPAARGSGPHLQSRPQPEDYGTATAVRPSFMAGHASQIAAYDAFGASGVYVSGYRSSVSSYTCQQQQQQQMGRKF from the exons ATGAATCGGGGAATCTCCTCTGCTGATCATCGACAAGGGAACAAAGATGAAACCATTGCCTGCTCCGACATCCCATACCAAACCAACACAGAACCCCAAAACTTTGAGACAGCATCATTTCAGACTTGTGGGTCTGCAATCGCTGTG GAAGGCGCCTTCAAAACCCACAGACGGTGCAATTATCATCACGAGACCAGCAACAACATCAAAGTCGAAGCTGTAGCTCCAACTTTTCAGTCCGAGTTGGGAGCCCACCATGGCCAAACCGATCACGATCGATCCAGTCAAGCTCCTCCGACCCTCGAAGAACAGAGGAAGTTCGATGATGGATGCCATTGGAGAAAGTACGGTGAGAAACAGGTCAAAGGAAGCGATAACCCACGGAGCTATTACAAGTGCACGCACCCGAGTTGTCCGAGAAAGAAGCAGGTGGAGAGGTCCTCGGACGGACAGATCACCGAGATCGTTTACAAGGGTACTCATAGCCACTCAAAGCCACAGTCCACCACGAGGCATTCGGCCGCCGTTCAAGCGATTCAGGATGCTGCGCCTCCTGAAGCATCCGAAGCTTCTTTCGGCGGGCCGGATAATTCATCGGCGTCTTTTGGTGACAGTATCATCGATTTGAGCTCTCGGAGGAGCAATCGGGGAGGTGAAGCCTTGGACGAAACCGAACCAGATGCCAAGCGATG GAAGACAGAAGGTGACCATGAAGAGCTATCAGCTCCCGGAAATAGGGCTACGAGGGAGCCGAGAGTGGTTGTGCAGACACACAGCGATGTCGATATCCTCGACGACGGGTACCGTTGGAGAAAGTATGGGCAGAAGGTGGTGAAGGGTAATCCAAACCCGAG GAGTTATTACAAATGCACTACCATGGGCTGCCCCGTAAGGAAACATGTGGAGAGGGCATCACAAGATCCCAGTTCAGTGATCACCACGTATGAAGGCAAGCACAACCATGATGTTCCTGCAGCCAGAGGAAGCGGGCCGCACTTACAGAGCAGGCCTCAACCGGAGGATTATGGCACCGCCACAGCAGTGCGTCCATCGTTCATGGCCGGTCACGCCAGTCAAATTGCTGCATACGATGCCTTTGGTGCCTCGGGGGTTTACGTCTCAGGTTACCGGAGTTCGGTGAGCTCGTACACCtgtcaacagcagcagcaacagcaaatGGGGAGGAAGTTTTAG
- the LOC103994080 gene encoding WRKY transcription factor WRKY24 isoform X1 codes for MRCPHATVLADVMRSPTIGSLVIVGLLHARLGSGRDPIHLLRDLSFSSHRGSRRSGWSHCKLSSPSSRWRRSFGTIITSGIGDLIWRKILPSPTTGTLQAMNRGISSADHRQGNKDETIACSDIPYQTNTEPQNFETASFQTCGSAIAVEGAFKTHRRCNYHHETSNNIKVEAVAPTFQSELGAHHGQTDHDRSSQAPPTLEEQRKFDDGCHWRKYGEKQVKGSDNPRSYYKCTHPSCPRKKQVERSSDGQITEIVYKGTHSHSKPQSTTRHSAAVQAIQDAAPPEASEASFGGPDNSSASFGDSIIDLSSRRSNRGGEALDETEPDAKRWKTEGDHEELSAPGNRATREPRVVVQTHSDVDILDDGYRWRKYGQKVVKGNPNPRSYYKCTTMGCPVRKHVERASQDPSSVITTYEGKHNHDVPAARGSGPHLQSRPQPEDYGTATAVRPSFMAGHASQIAAYDAFGASGVYVSGYRSSVSSYTCQQQQQQQMGRKF; via the exons ATGAGATGTCCACACGCAACTGTCTTAGCAGATGTGATGCGATCACCCACCATTGGCTCATTGGTTATTGTCGGATTGTTGCATGCCAGACTCGGATCGGGTCGGGATCCGATTCATTTGTTAAGGGACCTGTCCTTCTCTTCCCATCGGGGAAGCAGAAGAAGCGGGTGGAGCCACTGCAAGCTCTCCTCTCCTTCCTCGCGATGGCGACGGAGCTTTGGGACGATAATTACCTCGGGAATAGGCGATTTGATATGGAGGAAG ATATTGCCATCTCCAACTACTGGGACTTTACAAGCTATGAATCGGGGAATCTCCTCTGCTGATCATCGACAAGGGAACAAAGATGAAACCATTGCCTGCTCCGACATCCCATACCAAACCAACACAGAACCCCAAAACTTTGAGACAGCATCATTTCAGACTTGTGGGTCTGCAATCGCTGTG GAAGGCGCCTTCAAAACCCACAGACGGTGCAATTATCATCACGAGACCAGCAACAACATCAAAGTCGAAGCTGTAGCTCCAACTTTTCAGTCCGAGTTGGGAGCCCACCATGGCCAAACCGATCACGATCGATCCAGTCAAGCTCCTCCGACCCTCGAAGAACAGAGGAAGTTCGATGATGGATGCCATTGGAGAAAGTACGGTGAGAAACAGGTCAAAGGAAGCGATAACCCACGGAGCTATTACAAGTGCACGCACCCGAGTTGTCCGAGAAAGAAGCAGGTGGAGAGGTCCTCGGACGGACAGATCACCGAGATCGTTTACAAGGGTACTCATAGCCACTCAAAGCCACAGTCCACCACGAGGCATTCGGCCGCCGTTCAAGCGATTCAGGATGCTGCGCCTCCTGAAGCATCCGAAGCTTCTTTCGGCGGGCCGGATAATTCATCGGCGTCTTTTGGTGACAGTATCATCGATTTGAGCTCTCGGAGGAGCAATCGGGGAGGTGAAGCCTTGGACGAAACCGAACCAGATGCCAAGCGATG GAAGACAGAAGGTGACCATGAAGAGCTATCAGCTCCCGGAAATAGGGCTACGAGGGAGCCGAGAGTGGTTGTGCAGACACACAGCGATGTCGATATCCTCGACGACGGGTACCGTTGGAGAAAGTATGGGCAGAAGGTGGTGAAGGGTAATCCAAACCCGAG GAGTTATTACAAATGCACTACCATGGGCTGCCCCGTAAGGAAACATGTGGAGAGGGCATCACAAGATCCCAGTTCAGTGATCACCACGTATGAAGGCAAGCACAACCATGATGTTCCTGCAGCCAGAGGAAGCGGGCCGCACTTACAGAGCAGGCCTCAACCGGAGGATTATGGCACCGCCACAGCAGTGCGTCCATCGTTCATGGCCGGTCACGCCAGTCAAATTGCTGCATACGATGCCTTTGGTGCCTCGGGGGTTTACGTCTCAGGTTACCGGAGTTCGGTGAGCTCGTACACCtgtcaacagcagcagcaacagcaaatGGGGAGGAAGTTTTAG